The proteins below are encoded in one region of Desulfobacterales bacterium:
- a CDS encoding Fic family protein, giving the protein MTLEKICALHLIAAKDEALEWGKFRSGGVIIAGTDYMPPQADSLPELFEKMVDDSCRISDIYDQAIHFFLTMARCQFFYGVNKRMGRFVMNGLLLSRGYPAINLPAKRQLEFNQLMLTLYQTGDQAQMNTFLRSCLDEKVIKIMKE; this is encoded by the coding sequence ATCACGCTTGAAAAAATCTGTGCGCTTCATCTAATAGCTGCCAAGGACGAAGCTTTGGAGTGGGGCAAGTTCCGATCCGGCGGAGTTATTATTGCGGGAACAGACTATATGCCGCCACAGGCAGATTCGTTACCGGAGTTGTTTGAAAAAATGGTGGATGATTCATGCAGAATATCAGACATTTACGATCAAGCCATCCATTTTTTTCTTACAATGGCGAGATGTCAATTTTTTTACGGTGTCAATAAGCGTATGGGGCGTTTTGTCATGAATGGGCTTTTGTTAAGTCGTGGATACCCGGCAATTAATCTTCCGGCGAAAAGACAATTGGAATTTAATCAATTGATGCTCACTTTATACCAGACGGGAGATCAGGCACAGATGAATACCTTCCTGCGTTCGTGTTTAGATGAAAAGGTTATAAAAATCATGAAAGAATAA
- a CDS encoding site-specific integrase, with the protein MAKDWQTTSYPGVRFYSHPTRKNGVQKDRNFCIRYRFKDQEKGVNIRKEEMIGWASEGWTIQKAAKELAELKKNHLTGEGPQTLSEKRQLNKQLREESQQEAEQLEREKITFREYFESEYLPNARETKKPESVRKEQEHVKNWIGPATDNLPLKELKALHLERIRSNMLNGKCAVRSKRVKVKKRSPRSIEYVFATFRSVWNHARDRGVVTTGSPSKQVNRPRVNNQRQRFLSRAEADLLLKQIAESSQQTHDICLLSLHTGMRFSEIASLTWGCVDTTGGRIQILNAKGAKDRTAFMRREVKEMFALLDLCKNNELVFKSRTGGRIGKISKAFDKAVVDIGLNQDITDPKQKFSFHCLRHTFASWLAEEGESLQVVQKLLGHSTPIMTQRYSHLGDNTLERAVLNFDKSKTDSR; encoded by the coding sequence ATGGCTAAAGACTGGCAGACGACCTCATACCCCGGAGTCAGGTTTTACTCTCACCCCACCCGCAAAAATGGGGTTCAGAAAGATAGAAATTTTTGTATCCGCTACCGTTTTAAAGATCAGGAAAAGGGTGTAAATATACGCAAAGAGGAGATGATCGGCTGGGCCTCTGAAGGCTGGACCATACAGAAAGCGGCAAAAGAGCTTGCCGAATTGAAAAAAAACCATTTGACCGGGGAAGGACCGCAAACCCTTTCTGAAAAACGGCAGCTGAACAAACAACTTCGCGAAGAATCTCAGCAGGAAGCCGAACAACTTGAACGGGAAAAGATCACTTTCCGGGAATACTTCGAATCTGAATATTTGCCGAATGCAAGAGAGACGAAAAAGCCCGAGTCTGTCCGAAAAGAACAAGAACACGTCAAGAACTGGATCGGACCGGCTACCGACAACCTTCCGTTGAAGGAACTCAAGGCGCTTCACCTTGAACGTATTCGTTCCAATATGCTTAACGGGAAATGCGCTGTCCGCTCCAAACGAGTGAAGGTTAAGAAACGCTCCCCCCGCAGTATTGAATACGTTTTTGCAACCTTCAGATCAGTATGGAATCATGCACGGGATCGGGGAGTTGTCACAACGGGCAGCCCCAGCAAACAGGTCAATCGTCCGAGGGTAAATAACCAGCGCCAACGATTTCTTTCCCGAGCCGAAGCCGACCTACTCTTGAAACAGATTGCGGAGAGCAGCCAGCAGACCCATGATATTTGTCTTTTAAGCCTTCATACCGGCATGCGGTTTTCCGAGATTGCATCCCTTACCTGGGGTTGTGTGGACACGACCGGCGGGCGGATTCAGATTCTTAACGCCAAGGGGGCCAAAGACCGCACCGCATTCATGAGGAGGGAAGTCAAAGAAATGTTTGCACTACTGGATCTATGCAAAAATAACGAGCTTGTGTTTAAAAGCAGAACGGGCGGACGGATCGGAAAAATATCGAAGGCATTTGACAAGGCCGTGGTGGACATAGGGCTGAATCAGGATATAACAGACCCTAAACAAAAATTTTCATTTCACTGCTTACGGCACACCTTCGCCAGCTGGCTGGCGGAAGAGGGGGAGAGCCTTCAAGTTGTGCAGAAGCTTCTAGGGCACTCAACACCAATTATGACGCAACGCTATAGCCACCTCGGCGATAATACACTTGAAAGGGCAGTTCTGAACTTCGATAAAAGTAAAACAGATAGCAGGTGA
- a CDS encoding zinc-ribbon domain-containing protein encodes MNAQCPNCQTIYHIDDSKLSDKGTNSQCPKCQKQFSVKKEPGKQQCTPEAGEIVCPKCEHIQLRGVECEKCGLIFAKYKTRLTKELTETGSKKLKRKQNKAERSSGEQNAEETAIVCSSCGKGISPNELFCPRCGEPSTTKAWIKYKKVKGIKHLLGIAGSIVLFVGVFMPIVKLPIVGYANYFHNGRGGGGIILAFALVSAFLSLTHRYKGLWCTGFGSLAMLAFTTFHYLSKMTQIKKEMNVELEGNPFKGFADAALESVELQWGWAVLVVGAALLVASAAIRGQREESHTWDRRFKTSPASVTVQVKAIKKNRLSILKWAGIGIIISILVVYMINLTLERRDESNVSVDSRISFPEDDEQLGPAFGFRGIKWGTYIYTLKDIVPDKEPYEFNALGKLKDKSQYLRERVRYSRRKVYGDVYTIKNDVLEIKHVGLEGIYYIFWLDKFYGVLIESSHNDYEDILGIYQDKYGEFSFESKTSVGKKEYEDFEINIKRISDEYCEISYWFKPILNERNENISRYYKNKEKKEKKLREAF; translated from the coding sequence ATGAATGCCCAATGTCCGAATTGTCAAACAATTTATCACATAGATGATTCTAAACTCTCTGATAAAGGGACAAATTCACAATGCCCTAAATGCCAGAAGCAGTTCTCCGTTAAGAAAGAGCCTGGCAAACAGCAATGTACTCCAGAAGCAGGTGAGATAGTTTGTCCAAAATGTGAACATATACAGCTTAGGGGAGTTGAGTGTGAAAAATGTGGGCTGATTTTTGCCAAATATAAGACACGTCTTACCAAAGAACTAACTGAGACAGGTTCCAAAAAACTCAAGAGAAAACAAAATAAGGCTGAAAGGTCATCCGGAGAACAAAATGCAGAAGAAACCGCTATCGTTTGCAGCTCATGCGGCAAGGGCATATCCCCAAACGAGCTATTTTGTCCACGTTGCGGAGAACCCTCCACCACAAAGGCCTGGATAAAATATAAGAAGGTAAAAGGCATTAAACATTTATTGGGCATAGCCGGTTCAATCGTCCTCTTCGTGGGGGTCTTTATGCCAATAGTGAAGCTACCCATTGTTGGGTATGCAAACTATTTCCACAATGGGAGAGGAGGCGGAGGCATCATCCTTGCGTTTGCATTGGTATCTGCTTTCTTGAGTCTCACACACAGATACAAGGGGCTATGGTGCACTGGATTCGGCTCTCTGGCAATGTTAGCTTTTACGACTTTTCACTATTTATCAAAAATGACTCAAATAAAGAAAGAGATGAATGTTGAATTGGAAGGCAACCCATTTAAAGGCTTCGCTGATGCGGCGCTGGAGTCCGTTGAGCTGCAATGGGGATGGGCTGTGTTAGTTGTTGGAGCAGCACTATTGGTTGCTTCGGCTGCTATAAGAGGACAACGAGAAGAATCTCATACTTGGGATAGAAGATTTAAGACCTCACCTGCGTCAGTCACAGTGCAAGTCAAGGCGATAAAAAAAAACAGGCTTTCAATTCTGAAATGGGCCGGAATCGGCATAATCATAAGTATATTAGTGGTATACATGATTAATTTAACGTTAGAAAGAAGGGATGAAAGCAATGTCTCAGTAGATAGCAGAATAAGCTTTCCAGAAGACGATGAGCAACTTGGCCCTGCATTTGGTTTTCGTGGAATAAAGTGGGGAACTTATATATATACACTAAAGGACATTGTGCCAGACAAAGAGCCATACGAGTTTAACGCATTAGGAAAGCTAAAAGACAAAAGTCAATATCTTAGAGAGCGCGTGCGATATTCTAGACGAAAAGTATACGGGGACGTATACACTATAAAGAATGACGTTTTGGAAATAAAACACGTTGGTTTAGAAGGGATTTATTACATTTTTTGGTTGGACAAGTTCTACGGTGTATTAATTGAATCTTCCCATAATGATTATGAAGACATACTCGGCATCTATCAAGACAAATATGGCGAGTTTAGCTTTGAGTCAAAAACATCAGTGGGAAAAAAAGAATACGAGGACTTTGAGATAAACATAAAAAGAATATCTGATGAGTATTGTGAAATCTCATATTGGTTCAAGCCCATTTTAAACGAGAGGAATGAAAATATTAGCCGCTATTACAAGAATAAGGAAAAGAAAGAGAAAAAGCTTCGAGAGGCTTTCTGA
- a CDS encoding gamma-glutamylcyclotransferase, translated as MNIGEPSKLNKIPEDSPAVILRPFVYGTLKLGYWNHERFCVQPQSIEPATVWGGHHHLSAGFPTLEVPDSLILAHDTGDPIAYRHSARPTAYVSSAPQVTGT; from the coding sequence GTGAACATTGGAGAACCCTCAAAGCTGAACAAAATACCAGAAGACAGCCCGGCAGTCATCCTCCGGCCGTTCGTCTACGGCACACTGAAACTGGGATACTGGAACCACGAACGCTTCTGCGTCCAGCCTCAAAGCATCGAACCGGCCACCGTATGGGGCGGGCACCACCATCTCTCAGCAGGATTCCCGACTCTGGAGGTACCGGATAGTCTCATCTTGGCTCACGACACCGGCGATCCCATAGCCTACAGACACAGCGCCAGACCGACGGCCTACGTTTCGAGCGCCCCTCAGGTGACTGGGACCTGA